Proteins from a single region of Oncorhynchus tshawytscha isolate Ot180627B linkage group LG03, Otsh_v2.0, whole genome shotgun sequence:
- the LOC112234815 gene encoding fas apoptotic inhibitory molecule 1, with translation MSGDLVGVWEVALSDGVHRIEFEHGTTTGKRVIYIDGKEIVRRDWMFKLVGKETFNVGSAATKATINIDAVSGFAYEYTLEINGKSLKTYMENRSKVTNTWLLNLDGIDCRVVLEKDTMDIWCNGQKMETAGEFVEDGTETHFTLSDHDCCIKAVSSGKRRDGIIHTLLVDGTEIAETTE, from the exons ATGTCGGGCGACCTGGTAGGAGTGTGGGAAGTGGCCCTGAGCGATGGAGTCCATCGGATTGAGTTTGAACATGGCACAACCACGGGGAAAAGGGTAATCTACATAGACGGAAAG GAAATTGTAAGAAGAGACTGGATGTTCAAGCTGGTGGGAAAGGAGACCTTCAATGTGGGAAGTGCAGCCACCAAAGCGACCATTAACATTGACGCAGTGAGCGGCTTTGCTTACGAATACACCCTGGAGATCAATGGAAAGAGCCTGAAAACGTACATGGAGAACCGCTCCAAAGTCACCAACACTTGGCTGCTCAACCTGGACGGCATCGACTGCAGGGTCGTCCTGG AGAAAGACACTATGGATATTTGgtgtaatggacaaaaaatggaGACAGCG GGGGAGTTTGTGGAAGACGGTACTGAGACACACTTCACTCTAAGCGACCATGACTGTTGCATTAAGGCCGTGAGCAGTGGAAAGAGGCGAGATGGCATTATCCACACTTTGCTTGTGGACGGCACAGAGATAGCTGAAACCACAGAGTGA